The sequence CCCCTGGTGATCACCGCCGAGCTGGCCGCGGCCAATGGCCAGGACCTCTATGGCGCATGCAACGGGGCGGTTCGGCGAATCGCCGACTTCGCCCTGCGCGCGGTGGACGACCCGTCGCAGGTCGAGGCCAAGAGCGGCGTGCGGCAGGAGTCGTTCTACAAGCCGGACGGAAGCTTCAACAAGGCGCAGATCGCCTGGGCCGAGGTCTACCATCACCGGTTCCCGGACGCACCGCTGCCGGCCAACTTCGCCGCCGGCAAACCCTATTTCGCGCCCGACCTCGGCGGCGGCATCGGAGCCCTGGTCAACCGCTGACCGCCTGGGCGGGGCTGGGGGCCTGCAGGGCGCCCTGGCCGCGCTCGGCGAGGACGCGGTCGTAGATCGCGTTCAGCGACTTGCCGACCTCGCTCCAGCTCGAATAGGAGCGGTTGACCTCTTCGAAGGCGTCGACATTGGCCTGGTAGATGTCCGCCCGGGTCGCCAGGGTGACCAGGTTGCGGGTCAGAGCGTCGATGTCGCGCATCTGGATGAAGGCGTGCTCGCGCACCGCGTCGGGCACCTTGAGCAGCGAGAAATAGCCGACATCGCTCATGATGAAGGCCTTCTGGTAGCCCAGGCTGGTGGAGAAGGCCCCGCTGGCGTCGATCTCGTGATAGGGCAGGGCCATCAGGTCGCAGGCGCGGATCTCGGCGTCCAGCGCCTCCTCGGTCTTGAACTCGAGGTCGAAGGTGATGTGGTCCTCCTGCCCCTGGTCCTTCACCTTCTGGATGGTCTCACTGATGTCGTAGAAGGGTTTGCCGACGATGTGCAGCTCGATTTCCGGCACGATCTTCCGCGCCCGGATCACCGCCTCGACCAGGTCCTCCACGCCCTTGTAGCGTTTGACCGCGCCCCACAAGAGCACGCGGAAGCGGCCGGGTTTGCGCTGGACTTCTTCGGCGCCGCCGACCTGCAAATGCAGGGGCGGGTGGGTGATCATGTCGATACGGGCGGGGTCCAGGCCCCATTCCAACATGACCTTCTTGGTGTTTTCGGCGTGGGCGATCAGAAGGTCCGCCTGCTGATAGACCCGCACATAGTCGTCATGGGTGTTGAACAGCGGCCGGTGGCCGTGCAGCGGGATCGAGTTGTGCACCGTCACCAGCACCGGGCACACCTTCTGGATCATGCGGATGGCGATGCGGTCGGCGTTGGGCAGGGTGGTCCAGAACAGGTGCACCAGCAGCGGACGGTCGCGCCAGACGCGCGCGGTCAGACGCACCAGGCCGGAAAGGTGCTCCAGCCCCTTGAACATGCGCGCCACCTTCTGCGCCCACTTGTTCTTCATCCGCATCAGGGGTTCGGTGGCGCGGTAGAAATAGGCGTCGTAGATCAGGTCGGTGGGCGGCGGGACCTCCAGCGGGCGAATGGGCCGGGCCAGGAGCCGGATCGGGCGCTTGCCCTCGGCCAGGGCCGATCCCAGATGGAAGTCATAGGCCGCGCTGAACAGCGAGCAATCGACCAGCCAGATCTCGTCACGCGTCGACATACAGGTATCCGCAATTAAGCCCCATCCGGCGAACGGCTCGCGGCGCGCCCGTCGGCCCCCCAGTCTATAGTCGCCTGGTTGACCGGACTTGAACGCGCATCGCGCCGTTTGGCGCCACGGTCGGACGATTGCGTCGCAAAAAGGCCCAAGGCGCCTCACAGCGCCTGGGTTTCGCGCGAACGCGAGGCCCGACACGAGCGACCATACATTGCCGCTGTGTCGGTTTCGATGCGGAATGCCGCCTACCGAGCCTGGCGGGCGACCGAGGTCACTCGTCCAGGCTGAAGCGGATCGGGATCTGCACCACGCCGCCGTCCACCGCCTCGCCGTCCTCGGTGCGTGGGCTCATCCTGAAGAAGGCGGAGAGCTTGACCGCGGCGGGGCCGAAGCCGGCGCCGGCGGGGGTCTCCTGGACCACGCGGCAGGCCATGGGGCGGCCGCCGGCGTTGACGGTGCAGCTGAGGACCGCGAGGCCTGTGCGGCCCTGCTCCAGGGCGGCCGGCGGATAGAAGCGGGTGAGCTGGTCGCCGTTCGGCCGGCTGATCCAGGTGGGGTCGGTGATGGACTTCGGCCCGGTGCTCGGCGGCTGCGGCGGCGTGTACCTGGCGATCTCGACCGGCCCGGTTTCGACCAGGTGTTGGTCGACCTGCGGCGGAATGGGAATGGTGACGACCTTCGCGTCGGCGGGCAGCTCTGGCGTCGGGTGCGGCGTGACGACGCGATTTTGCGTGACGGGCTGCGGCGCGGGATCGGGCGGCAAGAGCTGGGTCCTGGTCAGGACCACAGGCGGCGGATCGTCGGGCTGCGCGCTTTCTTTCCCATATTCCACCTTGATCAGGTACAGGGAGCCAAGGACGGCGACGTGAAACAACACCGAGGCGCCGATACCCAGTACAGCTGTGCGCGAAAGCTTGCGGCGCTGCGGCTTGTCTATGGCCCGCATGAAGTCGAAGCCGCCAGGATTGCTACTGACCGCGATCATGGGAAGATCCTCCGCCCCTGATTATTGTTGAGGGGAAGGGTCCGTCCGGGCGGCTGGGCTGTAAATGGGAGGTTTTCCCGGGTGTTCCGGATACTGTTCCCGCGGGTCGCCGAAACATGGTTAATCGCCGCTTAACCATGATTGCCGAGGCTTGCCGTCATGGCCGTGGAATCAATCAAGGGCGCCGTGGAAGCGGCCATCCAGCGCGCGTCGAGCGCGACCGGGGTGGACTTCGGCTTCCTCTTGGGCGCCGCCAAGCGCGAGAGCGGCTATAATCCCGGGGCCAAGGCCGGCTCGTCAACGGCTGCGGGCCTGTTCCAGTTCGTCGAGCAGACCTGGATGTCGACGCTGAAGAAGCACGGCGCCAAGTACGGCTACGCCCGCTACGCCGACCTGATCCAGCAGGGATCGGACGGCCGCTACCGCATTGACGGCGCCGAGGCGCGCAAGGCGGTGATGGACCTGCGCTTCGATCCGCACGCCGCCTCTCTGATGGCCGGCGAGCTGACCTCGGACCATGCGGCCTATCTGCGCGGGCGGGTGGGGCGCAACCCCACCGCCGGCGAGCTCTACGCCGCCCACTTCCTGGGGCCGCAGGGCTCGGCCAAGCTGATCGAGGCGGTGCAGACCAGCCCGAACACCAAGGCCGCTTCGCTGTTCCCCGAGGCCGCCGCTTCCAACCACAGCATCTTCTATCGCGACGGCCACGCCGCCACGGTGGGCGAGCTCTACGCCAACCTGACCCACGCCTCGTCCGGCGAGCCGGCGCACTTCTCGGCCGTGGCCCAGCAGGCGGCGCCCAGCCAGGACCAGGGTTTCCTGCAATACGCCTCGGCCCGCCGCCTGGACCGCACGGCCCAGGAGGAGGCGATGATCGAGATGGTGCTGCGCGGGCCGCAGATGCCCGACATGAGCGGCTCCGGCGGCGGGTCCGGCGTCGCCAACTCCCTGTTTTCGGCGGACATGCTGCGCGTGTTATCCGACGCCCGCCACGGCCGCAGCAGCGGCGGCTGAAGCGGGTTGAGATTTGCCAAACTCACTACTCCCAAATTCCGCTCATCCCGGCGAATGCCGGGACCCAGATCGTAAAGCGCCGGGCGGGCGGATACTTCCTTGTGGCCTCTGACCGAAAGCCTGCGCCATAGGATCTGGGTCCCGGCATTCGCCGGGATGAGCGGTTGAAAATTCAGATCAATCCGGACTCAGCACGAACTACGCCGCCGCCCCCTCCTTGAACATCGCCTCGATCTCCGCGCCTGCGAAGCCGATCTCGGCGAGGATTTCGCGCGTGTGCTGGCCGTGTCCGGGAGCGGGACCCTTGGGGCCGTCGTCGGCGCCCGGGAAGCGGGCCGGCGAGGCGGGGGCGCGATAGGTTCCGCCGTGACCGTCAGGCATGGCGACGAAGCAGCCCGCCGCTTCGGCCTGCGGGTCCTGGGACAGCTCCGCCGGGGTGGCGATCGGGGCCCAGACCACGTCCTCGGCGTCGAGGCGCGCGCCGGCTTCGGCCTGGGTCATTTGCGCGAAGGCCTCGTCCATCAGCCCGACCAGGGCCGCCGCATTGGCCCGCCGCGCCCGGCCGCTGGCGAAACGCTCGTCGTCGACGTGGGCTTCGACCCGCGCCGCCCGGGCGATATTGGGCCAGTCGGCGCCGTTCTCGCGCGGCACGACGCAAAGCCAGCGTCCGTCGGAGGTGCGGAAGAAATTGGCGAGAGGGCTGATCGCCTGTTCGCGCGGGCGGGTGGAGGCGATGCGGCCCATCTTCAGCTGGATCGCCAGGTCGGTGCTCATGGCGTAGACGCCGGTGCGGATCAGCGAGTTCTCCACCAGCCGGCCGTGGCCGGTGCGGCCGCGCTCGATCACCGCCGCCAGGATCGCCGAGACGGTGGCCAGCGCGCAGGTGTGGTCGCCGACGCCGGTGCGCAGGGGGAACGGCTCCATGCCCTTGGGCGCGGTCAGCGAGGCCATGGCCGAGCGGGCCCAGAAGGCGGCGACGTCGAAGCCCGGCTTGTCGGCCTCGGGGCCCTCCAGGCCATAGCCGGTGATGCTGGCGTAGATCAGCCGCGGGCAGCGCGCGGCGACGGCCTCGTAGTCCAGCCCCGCGCGCTTCAGCGCCGCCGGTCGTACATTGGTGACGAACACGTCGGCCTGCTCGAACAGGCGCAGCA is a genomic window of Phenylobacterium montanum containing:
- a CDS encoding lytic transglycosylase domain-containing protein, whose product is MAVESIKGAVEAAIQRASSATGVDFGFLLGAAKRESGYNPGAKAGSSTAAGLFQFVEQTWMSTLKKHGAKYGYARYADLIQQGSDGRYRIDGAEARKAVMDLRFDPHAASLMAGELTSDHAAYLRGRVGRNPTAGELYAAHFLGPQGSAKLIEAVQTSPNTKAASLFPEAAASNHSIFYRDGHAATVGELYANLTHASSGEPAHFSAVAQQAAPSQDQGFLQYASARRLDRTAQEEAMIEMVLRGPQMPDMSGSGGGSGVANSLFSADMLRVLSDARHGRSSGG
- a CDS encoding CaiB/BaiF CoA transferase family protein, producing MLEGLKVVELANYIAGPATGAVLADWGADVIKVESPAGDPHRRFFAHLTDGSEGNPVFDMDNRGKRSAVLDITTEAGREAMLRLFEQADVFVTNVRPAALKRAGLDYEAVAARCPRLIYASITGYGLEGPEADKPGFDVAAFWARSAMASLTAPKGMEPFPLRTGVGDHTCALATVSAILAAVIERGRTGHGRLVENSLIRTGVYAMSTDLAIQLKMGRIASTRPREQAISPLANFFRTSDGRWLCVVPRENGADWPNIARAARVEAHVDDERFASGRARRANAAALVGLMDEAFAQMTQAEAGARLDAEDVVWAPIATPAELSQDPQAEAAGCFVAMPDGHGGTYRAPASPARFPGADDGPKGPAPGHGQHTREILAEIGFAGAEIEAMFKEGAAA
- a CDS encoding glycosyltransferase; amino-acid sequence: MSTRDEIWLVDCSLFSAAYDFHLGSALAEGKRPIRLLARPIRPLEVPPPTDLIYDAYFYRATEPLMRMKNKWAQKVARMFKGLEHLSGLVRLTARVWRDRPLLVHLFWTTLPNADRIAIRMIQKVCPVLVTVHNSIPLHGHRPLFNTHDDYVRVYQQADLLIAHAENTKKVMLEWGLDPARIDMITHPPLHLQVGGAEEVQRKPGRFRVLLWGAVKRYKGVEDLVEAVIRARKIVPEIELHIVGKPFYDISETIQKVKDQGQEDHITFDLEFKTEEALDAEIRACDLMALPYHEIDASGAFSTSLGYQKAFIMSDVGYFSLLKVPDAVREHAFIQMRDIDALTRNLVTLATRADIYQANVDAFEEVNRSYSSWSEVGKSLNAIYDRVLAERGQGALQAPSPAQAVSG
- a CDS encoding TonB family protein — protein: MIAVSSNPGGFDFMRAIDKPQRRKLSRTAVLGIGASVLFHVAVLGSLYLIKVEYGKESAQPDDPPPVVLTRTQLLPPDPAPQPVTQNRVVTPHPTPELPADAKVVTIPIPPQVDQHLVETGPVEIARYTPPQPPSTGPKSITDPTWISRPNGDQLTRFYPPAALEQGRTGLAVLSCTVNAGGRPMACRVVQETPAGAGFGPAAVKLSAFFRMSPRTEDGEAVDGGVVQIPIRFSLDE